The genomic region AGGCGGCCGTGGCCGCCCTGCGCAAGGCCGGAACAGACGAATGGTTATCGCAAACGACGACGAACTGGCGAAACTCAAGGAGATCGGCCGGATCTGCGCCAATGCTATCCAGGTGATGGCGGCGGCGATGGAGCCGGGCATGACAACGCTGGAGCTTGACGGCATCGGCCGCAAGGTGCTCGAAGAGGCGGGCGCGCGCTCAGCGCCGGAGTTCTGCTATCAGTTTCCGGGTGCGACCTGCATCAGCGTCAACGAGGAAATCGCCCACGGTATTCCCGGGCCGCGTGTCATCCGCGCCGGCGATCTCATCAATATCGACGTCTCGGCCGAGAAGGATGGTTTCTTCGCCGATACCGGCGCTTCCTTCGCGATGCCGCCGGTCAAGCCGAAGATCGAGCGGCTTTGCCGCGACGGCAAGCGGGCG from Rhizobium sp. BT03 harbors:
- the map gene encoding type I methionyl aminopeptidase, whose translation is MVIANDDELAKLKEIGRICANAIQVMAAAMEPGMTTLELDGIGRKVLEEAGARSAPEFCYQFPGATCISVNEEIAHGIPGPRVIRAGDLINIDVSAEKDGFFADTGASFAMPPVKPKIERLCRDGKRALWVGLNQVKSGEPLAKIGTAVGAFAQKNRYTLVANLASHGVGRSLHEEPAELSTWPDPSEKRVMTDGLVFTVEPFLSLGATWAEGGDDAWTLYADPKAPTVQYEHTVVATRNGPVILTLPDGRA